Part of the Candidatus Zixiibacteriota bacterium genome, GGCAAAAGCCGCGGGCGTGAAGTCCCGTTCCTGGTCGACGTTGACGAAATGAGCGTCCGCTTCGTTGGCGCCGGTGACCGCGTCCTGGATGCCCTGAACCGCGAGATCGGCGACGACGCGCAGCTTGAGGCCGATCGGGCCCAGAAAGCCGGGCGCGACTCCGGTCGCCTCGCGCACGGTGGCCTCGTCCGCCAGCGTCACCTCGCGGCAGCCGATAACGTTCTGGAGCTTGGTGGGGTTGACCTCGTGATCGCCGCGCACGAGCACCGCCACCAGCTCGCTTCGATCGGTCCGGTAGACCAGCGTTTTTATGAACCGCTCCGGGGGAACGCGGAGAAAGGCGGCGACCTCCGCCACCGATTTCTTGCCGGGCGTGGCCACCTTGGCGAGCTTGGCGCTCTCCCGCGTGACGTCGCGCGCGGCCGGGCGCGGCGCCCGGATCTCGGCCTTTTCGACGTTCGCGGCGTAATCGCACGCGTCGCAGCTCACGATCGCGTCCTCTCCCGATTCGGCGAGCACCTGGAACTCGTGCGACTGCGTTCCGCCGATCGCTCCCGTGTGCGCTTCCACCGGCCGGAACCGCAGGCCGCACCGCGCAAAGATGCGCTTGTAGGTTTCGAACATGTTGTCGTACTCACGACGACAGTCCTCGACGTCGGTGTGAAAACTGTAGGCGTCCTTCATCAGGAACTCGCGGCCGCGCAACAGCCCGAAGCGAGGCCGGATCTCGTCGCGGAACTTGGTCTGGATCTGGTAGAGGTTCAGCGGCAGCTCGCGATAGGAGCGGACCACGCGGCGGATCAGATCCGTGATCACCTCTTCGTGCGTGGGGCCCAGGCAGAAGTCGCGGTCGTGACGGTCCTTGAAACGGATCAGCTCCTTGCCGTAGAGGTCCCAGCGGCCGCTTTCCTGCCACAACTCGGCGGGCGCGGCGATCGGCAGCAGCAGCTCG contains:
- a CDS encoding proline--tRNA ligase, which codes for MRWSQTLIPTLKEDPADAEVVSHKLLVRGGFIRQVSRGIYDYLPLGLRVLRKIEAIVREEMERAGAHELLLPIAAPAELWQESGRWDLYGKELIRFKDRHDRDFCLGPTHEEVITDLIRRVVRSYRELPLNLYQIQTKFRDEIRPRFGLLRGREFLMKDAYSFHTDVEDCRREYDNMFETYKRIFARCGLRFRPVEAHTGAIGGTQSHEFQVLAESGEDAIVSCDACDYAANVEKAEIRAPRPAARDVTRESAKLAKVATPGKKSVAEVAAFLRVPPERFIKTLVYRTDRSELVAVLVRGDHEVNPTKLQNVIGCREVTLADEATVREATGVAPGFLGPIGLKLRVVADLAVQGIQDAVTGANEADAHFVNVDQERDFTPAAFADLRMAAAGDPCPRCDRGSLEAHRGIEVGQIFYLGRKYSEPLAATYLDAEGRERPIEMGCYGIGISRLAAAAIEQNHDGNGMIWPMAIAPFHVLLLPVNYRDGEVRRVADRLYEGLRREGVEVLFDDRDERPGVKFKDADLIGVPLRVTIGTKGLEKGCVETRWRRDGRTDEIPTARAAETIRDMVMRALQG